Within the Synechococcus sp. MU1617 genome, the region GTAAGCAGCGCCAGCGTTGTTGATCAACACTGAAGGGGCCTCACCCTGCTGCAACAAGCCAGCCATCGCAGCTGCGATGGCATCAGATTGGGTCAGGTCGATGGCGGCATAGGCCACAGAAACACCTTGTGAGCTGAGCTGAGCACTCAGCCGCTCCAGTTGATCAGCGCTACGGGCCGTGAGAAGCAGGTCCCAGCCCTGGTGAGCAAGAAGCTCAGCAGTCCGGCGACCTATGCCTCGGCTCGCACCCGTGATTAGAGCCGTTGGCAAAAACCGTTAGCAAACCACAACACCTTAAGCCGCTTTCTCCACATCCTGTGACGTTTTTTCGAGGAACCGCCCCATCGCTCTGAATTTGGAGTAACGGGCCTCCCGCAGTTGTTGTTCCGAAAGGCTCAGCAATTCATCGAGATGACGCTCGATCGCCGCCCGCAGAATTTCTCCGGCCTCCAGTGGTGCCCAGTTGTTACCACCGGAGGGCTCCTCGAGCACCTCATCCACCACCCCAAGCTCCAGCAGGTCCCGACCGGTGATCCGCAAGGCTGCCGCCGCATCAGGCGCCTTGGCCGCATCACGCCAAAGGATGGAGGCACAGGCCTCTGGGCTGGCCACCGTGTAGACGCTGTGCTCGAACATCATCAAGCGATCGGCCACCCCGATGCCTAAAGCACCGCCGGATCCGCCTTCACCGATCACAGTGGCGATCACCGGAACGCGCAAGCGAAACATTTCCCGCAAGTTGACCGCAATAGCTTCACCCTGGCCCTGCTCCTCGGCCTCGAGCCCGGCGTAAGCACCCGGAGTATCGATGAAGGTGAGGATTGGTAGGCGGAAGCGATCGGCATGGTCCATCAAACGCATGGCTTTGCGGTATCCACCCGGAGCAGCCATCCCGAAGTTACGAGCGACGTTTTCCTTGGTATCGCGGCCTTTCTGA harbors:
- a CDS encoding acetyl-CoA carboxylase carboxyltransferase subunit alpha, with translation MPRRPLLEFEKPLVELEQQIEQIRQLARDSEVDVSQQLQQLESLAARRRQEIFQGLTPAQKIQVARHPHRPSTLDFIQMFCDDWVELHGDRRGNDDQALIGGVGRVGNRPVMLIGHQKGRDTKENVARNFGMAAPGGYRKAMRLMDHADRFRLPILTFIDTPGAYAGLEAEEQGQGEAIAVNLREMFRLRVPVIATVIGEGGSGGALGIGVADRLMMFEHSVYTVASPEACASILWRDAAKAPDAAAALRITGRDLLELGVVDEVLEEPSGGNNWAPLEAGEILRAAIERHLDELLSLSEQQLREARYSKFRAMGRFLEKTSQDVEKAA